The following are from one region of the Rosistilla carotiformis genome:
- a CDS encoding DUF1501 domain-containing protein: protein MQTFNRRQVLQTAGGGLGWLALQSMFHQQDAVASGTKRLDHPARAKAVIQIFCPGGMSQVDTFDYKPELEKRSGKPFDPDGKLQFFASKPGNCQSSFWDFKQHGESGLWVSDLFPKLAKQVDDLAFIYSMQSKTALHGPACFMMNTGFTLPGFPSMGSWVTYGLGSESEDLPAFVVLPDPKGLPPGGIINWGAGFLPAVHQATTLDSRAGQQPINDLFPPKDFAEVDRASDQAGLDFLQTLNREHLAQRQGDTDLEARMSAYELAARLQLSAPELSDLSGESAATQEMYGMNDETTGDFGRQCLLARRLVERGVRFVQLYCGAENTTAKKIRPNWDSHEDVVRDHGHWGRVLDTGASALLADLKRSGLLDETLVICTTEFGRQPAAQGASAAGRDHNAGAFTAWLAGGGIKGGVGYGATDELGFKAVEKPTYCYDLHATALHLLGIDHTKLSFYHNGIQRRLTDVHGHVIPAILRS from the coding sequence GTGCAAACATTCAATCGACGTCAGGTATTGCAAACCGCTGGCGGCGGACTCGGCTGGCTTGCGTTGCAGTCGATGTTCCACCAGCAGGACGCGGTCGCTTCGGGAACGAAGCGGCTTGATCATCCGGCCCGCGCGAAAGCCGTGATCCAGATCTTTTGTCCCGGCGGGATGAGTCAGGTCGATACGTTTGACTACAAGCCCGAGTTGGAAAAGCGTTCGGGGAAGCCGTTTGATCCCGATGGCAAGCTGCAGTTTTTTGCTTCGAAGCCAGGCAATTGCCAATCGAGTTTTTGGGATTTCAAGCAGCATGGCGAATCGGGGCTGTGGGTCTCCGATTTGTTTCCCAAGCTCGCGAAACAGGTTGACGATCTGGCGTTCATCTATTCGATGCAAAGCAAGACCGCGTTGCACGGGCCCGCTTGTTTTATGATGAACACCGGATTCACGCTGCCCGGATTTCCCAGCATGGGATCGTGGGTGACGTACGGGCTGGGAAGCGAAAGCGAAGACCTGCCCGCGTTTGTTGTGCTGCCCGATCCGAAGGGCTTGCCGCCTGGCGGGATCATCAACTGGGGCGCTGGCTTTCTGCCGGCGGTCCATCAAGCGACGACGTTGGATTCGCGTGCCGGACAGCAACCGATCAACGATCTGTTTCCGCCAAAGGATTTTGCCGAAGTCGATCGAGCTTCGGATCAGGCGGGGCTCGATTTTCTACAGACGCTCAACCGCGAACATCTTGCCCAGCGTCAGGGGGACACCGATCTCGAGGCACGCATGTCCGCCTATGAACTGGCGGCGCGGCTTCAATTGAGTGCCCCTGAGTTATCCGATCTGTCGGGTGAATCCGCGGCGACGCAGGAAATGTACGGAATGAACGATGAGACGACCGGTGACTTCGGGCGCCAGTGTCTGCTGGCTCGCCGATTGGTGGAACGCGGCGTGCGATTCGTTCAACTGTATTGTGGCGCGGAGAACACGACGGCCAAAAAGATTCGTCCCAACTGGGATTCGCACGAGGATGTCGTACGGGACCACGGGCATTGGGGGCGTGTTCTCGACACGGGAGCCTCGGCGTTGCTTGCCGATCTGAAACGAAGCGGTTTGTTGGATGAAACGCTTGTGATCTGCACGACGGAATTTGGCCGGCAACCGGCCGCTCAAGGAGCCTCCGCCGCAGGACGGGATCACAATGCCGGTGCATTCACGGCGTGGTTAGCGGGAGGCGGGATAAAAGGCGGAGTCGGTTATGGCGCGACCGATGAACTCGGTTTCAAGGCGGTCGAAAAGCCGACTTACTGCTACGATCTTCACGCGACAGCACTGCATCTGCTCGGCATCGATCACACCAAGCTGTCGTTCTATCACAACGGCATCCAGCGGCGGCTGACCGACGTGCACGGGCATGTCATTCCCGCGATCCTCCGCAGCTGA
- a CDS encoding NAD(P)/FAD-dependent oxidoreductase yields the protein MVVGGGVVGAACAYYLANAGSRVIVIDQGVFGSACSHGNCGYVSPSHILPLCRPGAVGASLKTLFARNSPFKIRARIDPKMWWWFYKFATRCNHANMIEAGHARHALLRSSRKLYQSMIDDGQLGDCEWESIGLMFVNSDRKHFESFEATNQLMIDEFGESFERLEQDELLRREPALKEFACGAWMYEGDAHLRPHLLMKSWRRLLEEKRVEIRDNCEFFDLESTGSKTNAIQTSQGRIEAEQVVFATGAWSRMIQQKLKARIPVEPGKGYSITMQRPEVCPKYPMLFEDHRVGITPTATALRIGSTMEFAGYDASLRKERLQLLTDSAKLYLRDPISNPVVEQWTGWRPMSCDELPMVGRVPRHGNVWLAAGHGMLGLSMATATGKLISEMVTDQTPHIDPHPYRLNRF from the coding sequence GTGGTTGTGGGTGGTGGTGTCGTTGGTGCTGCCTGCGCTTACTATCTCGCAAACGCGGGAAGCCGAGTGATCGTTATCGATCAAGGCGTCTTTGGCAGCGCCTGTTCGCACGGCAATTGCGGCTACGTTTCCCCGAGTCATATCCTTCCGCTTTGCAGACCTGGCGCGGTGGGTGCGTCGCTGAAGACGCTCTTCGCACGAAACTCCCCATTTAAGATCCGCGCCCGGATCGATCCAAAGATGTGGTGGTGGTTCTATAAGTTCGCCACGCGGTGCAATCACGCCAACATGATCGAAGCGGGGCATGCGCGGCACGCGCTGCTTCGTTCATCGCGGAAGTTATACCAGTCGATGATCGACGACGGTCAGCTCGGTGACTGCGAATGGGAATCGATCGGCTTGATGTTCGTCAACAGCGACCGCAAGCATTTTGAGTCCTTTGAGGCGACGAACCAATTGATGATCGACGAGTTTGGTGAAAGCTTTGAACGGCTCGAACAGGACGAACTCCTGCGACGTGAACCGGCGCTGAAAGAGTTTGCATGTGGTGCGTGGATGTATGAAGGGGACGCCCATCTACGCCCCCATCTGCTGATGAAATCATGGCGACGATTGCTAGAGGAGAAGCGGGTGGAAATCCGCGACAATTGCGAATTCTTCGACCTCGAATCGACCGGCTCCAAGACGAATGCCATCCAAACCAGCCAAGGTCGCATCGAAGCCGAGCAGGTGGTCTTCGCCACTGGAGCATGGTCGCGGATGATCCAACAAAAGCTGAAAGCACGCATTCCCGTGGAGCCAGGCAAAGGTTATTCGATCACGATGCAACGCCCCGAGGTCTGTCCCAAATATCCGATGCTGTTCGAAGACCATCGCGTGGGAATCACTCCCACCGCGACCGCGCTGCGAATCGGTTCGACGATGGAATTCGCAGGATATGATGCATCGCTGCGAAAGGAACGGCTGCAACTGCTGACCGATTCGGCGAAGCTCTACCTGCGCGATCCCATCTCCAATCCCGTCGTCGAACAATGGACCGGCTGGCGTCCGATGAGCTGCGACGAACTTCCCATGGTCGGCCGTGTTCCGCGACATGGCAACGTCTGGTTGGCCGCCGGTCACGGCATGCTGGGGCTTTCGATGGCGACCGCGACCGGCAAATTGATCTCCGAAATGGTGACGGATCAAACGCCTCATATCGATCCCCATCCGTACCGTCTCAACCGTTTTTAA